The Candidatus Methanomethylicota archaeon genome contains the following window.
AATTAACTGCTATTCTTTCAGTATCATATTTGGATAAAGCATATATGGAAAGGTTTTGAACAGGCTTTTCTTCAGTTATTCCCACTGGCTTAACATACTCATCGCAAAATGGACAATGAACCTCCCAATCCCCCCTCTCCAACTGCTCCCTCTTTCTCAATCCAGGATAAACAAGTCCATGAGCCTTACACACATAAGCTCCCTCACCATAAATTGATTTAGAACTAGCAACAACCACCTTCCTTAACCTCTTCCTAATTTCAGGCTTCTCAAGAAGAACCTCATACATATTTGCAGTTCCAATAGAATTTGTAGTAAGATACCTAACTGGCTGATACATACTTTGACCAACCCCAACTATCGCAGCAAGATGAATCACAGCATCCACACCTCTCAAAGCCTTCAACCAATCCTCCCTATTAACTATATCACCAAAAACATACTCCGCCTCTGAATTTAAATAATCAGGCTTTCTATTAAAATGAACCTGCGGCTCCAAATTATCAAGAACCCTTACCTCATACCCCTTCTCCACCAACAAGTCAACAGTATGTGAACCTATAAATCCCGCACCACCAGTCACTAGAACCCTCTCTATACTTTCCATTTCCATCAGAGATAACATAACAAATTTACAATTTAAAAATGTTTAGACTTCAAAGCTATGGGGCTTAAAAGATCTAAAGAAGACTTCACATCATCATTCTAAAAACTGAAAATAGGTGTTATGAAGAAACTTGTTAACAGAATGAAAAGCGAATCATCTTTATAATCAACAATTAATGTGTTAATGTAAAATTGCTGCTAGCAAACCCAAGCTACTCATGGACATCTTTCATTTTTCTTTCAATGTTCCCCCATTAACTTAATTTTGTTAAGCTCATATTGCAGATAGTTATGCATAAACGTTTTTGCTTAGAACATTCAATCGCATCTTATGATAACTTTAACAATATTTACGTGGA
Protein-coding sequences here:
- a CDS encoding NAD-dependent epimerase/dehydratase family protein; its protein translation is MEMESIERVLVTGGAGFIGSHTVDLLVEKGYEVRVLDNLEPQVHFNRKPDYLNSEAEYVFGDIVNREDWLKALRGVDAVIHLAAIVGVGQSMYQPVRYLTTNSIGTANMYEVLLEKPEIRKRLRKVVVASSKSIYGEGAYVCKAHGLVYPGLRKREQLERGDWEVHCPFCDEYVKPVGITEEKPVQNLSIYALSKYDTERIAVNFGFALKIPTVVLRYFNVYGPRQSLNNPYTGVIAIFSSRIKNNNPPIIFEDGRQLRDFIYVEDVARANLLALESEGEGVYNVGTGKATSILEVANTLIELFDSKVEPKITGEFRVGDNRHDFADISKIKRELKFEPRYSLKQGLEKFVEWGKTREAIDMFEKAEEERKKYLG